The genome window TGATCGTGATGGTCTTCGTGCTCATGGGGTTCTCCTTCGCTCAGTTGGTTTGTTGGGGCTTCACTTCGCGCCGCAGACGCGCGGCGGTCTTGATCCGGACTTCGCGGTGGGTGACGGTGTTGACGCCGACCCAGCCGTTGCGCGGGTGTTCGGCCTGAATGCGAACCGGCACAACCGCGCCGGACACCTTGGCCAGATACGTCCCGCCCACTCTTACGCTGTCTTTCTTCATGCTGTTTCTCCTTTCGATTCAGCAGCTTACGACGTGTCACATCGCTTCACGTGGCGGGCAAGTCAAGGACTTTCTGCGACCGAATGCGAGATTCTTCGGGAGGCGGCATGATGGTCAGTACCGCACTACCCAAGGACCGCCATGAGATCGCCCGCGTCCTGGGCGACCCCGTGCTCTGGGGCCAGGCGTACTTGCACGACCGCGACGGATCGCGCCGCGTTTTCTGGAAGCACCAGGCCGAGGACCTGCGGTGCGAGCGCGGCAACATCATCCACCTGGACGGCAGAGATTCTGGAAAGTCGATCACGTTGGCGGGCGATGTCCTGCACTACGCCTTCACCACGCGTAACGGCATGGGCCTAGTGGCCGCGCCGCACCAAGGGCACCTCGACACGATCATCGACGAGGTGGAGTTCCAGATCGGCGCGAATCCGGACCTGGAAGCGTCCATCGCTAAAAACAAGAACGGCACGCCCAAGATCAAGCGCAGTCCCTATTTCCGGATCGAGTTCACCACCGGCACGGTGCTTCACTTCCGGCCCGCCGGACCCTATGGCGAAGCGTCGTTTCGGTCGCTTCACGTGGACCGCCTTTGGGTGGACGAGGGCGCGTGGATTCCGGAGAGGGCGTGGAATGCTCTGCGCCAGTGCCTCAACGCGGGCGGCAAGTTCCGCATTTACTCGACGCCCAACGGCCTGCGCGATACGACCTACTACCGGCTGACGGAAACGAAAAAGTGGAAGGTGTTCCGCTGGCCGTCGTGGATCAACCCGACGTGGACGCCCGAGCGCGAGGCGGAACTCGTGGAATTCTACGGCGGCAAGGACACGCCGGGTTGGCAGCACGAGGTCGCGGGCGAGCACGGCAAGCCGAGCTTCGGCGCGTTCGATCTGGATGCGCTCCACGCCTGCCGCAAGGAAGTGCCGGATTATCGCCTGGTCGTCATCACCAGCGAGGAGTTGGAGGGATGCGAGGACGAGGCGGCGGTGCGCGAGCGCTTCGACATGCTCGTGAATCTATCGCCGAAAACGGGCGCCTATTGGCTCGGCATCGACACCGGCTACACGAGCGATCCGACGGAACTGGTGGTGTTCCGCGAGGATGAATTCGGCCTCACGATGGTGCTGCGCGTCCACGGCGAGCAGGTGCCGTACCCGTGGCTCTCCGAACTTATCCGCATCCTGGACATCTACTTCGAGTTCGCGGGCATCGGCCTGGACAACGGCGGCAACGGCCTGGCCGTGGCGCAGGAACTGACGAGCCTGGACAAGTTCAAGGACCGCCATTTTCTCGGTCGGCTGATGGGCTTCGACTTCGGCGGCAACACCATCGTGAGCTTCGATACGGAGGGCAAGCCGACCAAGAAGCGCACGAAGGAACACATGACCGCGCTGATTAATGCGGCGCTGCGACGCAGGCTGATTACCTTCCCGCGCGACGACCGCCAGATCGAAGAGCAATTTGCCACGCAGACCTACACCATGACGGACGGCCGCGTGACCTACAGCAAGGGCCGCGACCACATCATCGATGCGGTGCGCTGTGCGCTGCTGGCCAAGGACCGCAAGGCGTTCGCGGCGCAGGGGACGCACTTTGAAGAGGTCTTCTTGCTGCCTCTGGCGACCAAGCCGATTTTTT of bacterium contains these proteins:
- a CDS encoding terminase family protein, encoding MVSTALPKDRHEIARVLGDPVLWGQAYLHDRDGSRRVFWKHQAEDLRCERGNIIHLDGRDSGKSITLAGDVLHYAFTTRNGMGLVAAPHQGHLDTIIDEVEFQIGANPDLEASIAKNKNGTPKIKRSPYFRIEFTTGTVLHFRPAGPYGEASFRSLHVDRLWVDEGAWIPERAWNALRQCLNAGGKFRIYSTPNGLRDTTYYRLTETKKWKVFRWPSWINPTWTPEREAELVEFYGGKDTPGWQHEVAGEHGKPSFGAFDLDALHACRKEVPDYRLVVITSEELEGCEDEAAVRERFDMLVNLSPKTGAYWLGIDTGYTSDPTELVVFREDEFGLTMVLRVHGEQVPYPWLSELIRILDIYFEFAGIGLDNGGNGLAVAQELTSLDKFKDRHFLGRLMGFDFGGNTIVSFDTEGKPTKKRTKEHMTALINAALRRRLITFPRDDRQIEEQFATQTYTMTDGRVTYSKGRDHIIDAVRCALLAKDRKAFAAQGTHFEEVFLLPLATKPIF